Proteins encoded by one window of Campylobacter concisus:
- a CDS encoding DUF5416 family protein, whose protein sequence is MGKIAFYDKKFGEYEIEKFQNLQNFYLIKDDHYCDIVNDEIERFKFSDCEIEFLQLVDVASRHKKLFENIKIQDDIVRSIKILIKGYDQSLDKFDFDPGILNLNTPYKYAISQDFFEMTILLEEKPSVVTKFFSSIDYKIYKNGESRHVEFFINNKKIYERII, encoded by the coding sequence ATGGGCAAGATCGCTTTTTATGATAAGAAATTTGGTGAATATGAGATCGAAAAATTTCAGAATTTACAAAATTTCTATCTCATAAAAGATGATCATTACTGCGATATAGTTAATGATGAAATTGAACGATTTAAATTTAGTGATTGTGAAATAGAATTTTTACAATTAGTAGATGTTGCTAGTAGACATAAAAAACTATTTGAAAATATAAAAATTCAAGATGATATAGTAAGAAGCATTAAAATTTTAATAAAAGGCTATGACCAGAGTTTGGATAAATTTGACTTTGATCCTGGAATTTTAAATTTAAATACTCCTTATAAATATGCTATATCACAAGATTTTTTCGAAATGACCATTCTTTTAGAAGAAAAACCTTCTGTGGTTACTAAATTTTTCTCATCAATAGATTACAAGATATACAAAAATGGCGAAAGTCGTCACGTAGAATTTTTTATAAATAATAAAAAAATTTATGAAAGAATCATATAA
- a CDS encoding response regulator transcription factor → MQVILFTQNSALNNIWRSYFTGNSDVKFIHNRKEFFSHINDDVDIIGIDIDIFKDNIDDVIKNIIEKSPNIKILILSNRPTINEGKHLLTLGIKGYANSHMRKTHFEDAFETIFNGNIWLYQEFVQAMISELTGSYINSESEKVDKKTDLSELSSREREIADLIYQGLTNNEISEKTGITLRTVKAHTSSIYSKLNVKDRIGLVLLMKQLDA, encoded by the coding sequence ATGCAAGTTATTTTATTTACACAAAATAGTGCATTAAACAATATTTGGAGAAGCTATTTTACTGGCAATAGCGATGTGAAATTTATACATAATAGAAAAGAGTTTTTTTCTCATATAAATGATGATGTTGATATTATAGGCATTGATATTGATATTTTTAAAGATAATATTGATGATGTTATAAAAAATATAATTGAAAAATCACCAAATATAAAAATACTCATACTCTCAAATAGGCCAACGATAAACGAAGGTAAGCATCTGCTTACGCTTGGAATCAAGGGCTATGCAAATTCTCACATGAGAAAGACACACTTTGAAGATGCTTTTGAAACCATTTTTAATGGAAATATATGGCTTTACCAAGAATTTGTTCAGGCAATGATTAGTGAGCTAACCGGCTCATATATTAATAGCGAAAGTGAAAAGGTAGACAAAAAGACTGATCTCTCTGAGCTTAGTTCAAGGGAAAGAGAAATTGCAGATTTAATCTATCAGGGTCTAACAAATAATGAAATTTCAGAAAAAACAGGCATTACACTAAGGACGGTCAAGGCACATACAAGCTCAATTTATAGTAAGCTAAATGTAAAGGATAGAATAGGACTTGTGCTTTTAATGAAACAGCTTGACGCATAA
- the tuf gene encoding elongation factor Tu, with the protein MAKEKFSRNKPHVNIGTIGHVDHGKTTLTAAISAVLSRKGLAELKDYDNIDNAPEEKERGITIATSHIEYETEKRHYAHVDCPGHADYVKNMITGAAQMDGAILVVSAADGPMPQTREHILLSRQVGVPYIVVFMNKADMVDDAELLELVEMEIRELLNEYNFPGDDTPIVSGSALKALEEAKAGQDGEWSAKIMELMDAVDSYIPTPVRATDKDLLMPIEDVFSISGRGTVVTGRIEKGVIKVGDTIEIVGIKPTQTTTVTGVEMFRKEMDQGEAGDNVGVLLRGTKKEDVERGMVLCKPKSITPHTKFEGEVYILTKEEGGRHTPFFNNYRPQFYVRTTDVTGSITLPEGTEMVMPGDNVRISVELIAPVALEEGTRFAIREGGRTVGSGVVSKILG; encoded by the coding sequence ATGGCTAAAGAAAAATTTTCACGTAACAAGCCACACGTAAACATAGGCACTATTGGTCACGTAGATCATGGTAAAACTACATTAACAGCTGCAATATCTGCTGTTCTTTCACGCAAAGGACTTGCTGAGCTAAAAGATTATGATAATATTGATAATGCTCCAGAAGAAAAAGAGCGTGGTATTACAATTGCTACTTCACATATTGAGTATGAGACAGAGAAACGCCACTATGCCCACGTTGACTGCCCTGGTCACGCCGACTATGTAAAAAATATGATTACAGGTGCTGCGCAAATGGATGGAGCTATTTTGGTTGTTTCTGCAGCTGATGGCCCAATGCCACAAACTAGAGAGCATATTTTGTTATCACGCCAAGTTGGTGTTCCATACATTGTTGTTTTTATGAATAAAGCTGATATGGTTGATGATGCTGAACTACTTGAATTGGTTGAAATGGAAATCCGCGAATTGCTTAATGAGTATAATTTCCCAGGTGATGATACACCTATTGTTTCTGGTTCGGCGCTTAAAGCTCTTGAAGAAGCAAAAGCTGGTCAAGATGGCGAATGGTCGGCAAAAATTATGGAATTAATGGATGCAGTTGATAGCTATATTCCGACTCCAGTTCGTGCAACAGATAAAGACCTTCTTATGCCAATCGAAGATGTTTTTTCGATTTCAGGTCGTGGCACAGTTGTAACTGGTAGAATTGAAAAAGGTGTTATAAAAGTTGGCGATACAATTGAAATTGTTGGTATTAAGCCAACTCAAACAACAACAGTTACTGGTGTTGAAATGTTTAGAAAAGAGATGGATCAAGGCGAAGCTGGTGACAATGTCGGCGTTCTTCTCCGTGGTACCAAGAAAGAGGATGTCGAGCGTGGTATGGTTCTTTGCAAACCTAAATCAATTACCCCTCATACAAAATTTGAAGGCGAAGTCTATATCTTGACAAAAGAAGAAGGTGGTCGCCATACTCCTTTCTTTAATAACTATAGACCACAATTCTACGTAAGAACAACTGATGTTACTGGTTCAATTACGCTTCCAGAAGGAACAGAGATGGTTATGCCAGGTGATAATGTAAGAATTTCTGTTGAATTGATTGCTCCAGTAGCACTTGAGGAAGGCACTCGTTTCGCTATCCGTGAAGGTGGTAGGACTGTTGGTTCAGGTGTTGTTTCAAAAATACTTGGTTAA
- the rpmG gene encoding 50S ribosomal protein L33, translated as MRIKIGLKCSESGDINYTTTKNSKTTTDKVELKKYCPRLKKHTIHKEVKLKS; from the coding sequence ATGAGAATTAAAATTGGTTTAAAATGCTCCGAAAGTGGTGATATAAATTATACAACAACTAAAAATAGTAAAACTACTACAGATAAAGTTGAACTTAAAAAGTATTGCCCAAGATTAAAAAAACATACTATTCATAAAGAAGTTAAATTAAAAAGTTAA
- the secE gene encoding preprotein translocase subunit SecE codes for MEKIINYIRLSKLEIMKVIYPTKEQIRNAFFAVFIVVAVVSLFLALVDVIMSFVLSKVI; via the coding sequence ATGGAAAAAATTATAAATTATATTAGGCTTTCTAAATTGGAAATAATGAAGGTTATCTATCCTACAAAAGAACAAATTAGAAATGCTTTTTTTGCAGTTTTTATCGTAGTTGCTGTTGTATCACTTTTTTTAGCTCTTGTTGATGTTATTATGTCCTTTGTTTTATCTAAAGTTATATGA
- the nusG gene encoding transcription termination/antitermination protein NusG: MSHKWYAIQTYAGSEMAVKRGIENLVKDHGIEDQLKEIIVPTEDVIEIKNGKQKINERTLYPGYAFACLDLDTALWHSIQSLPKVGRFIGEAKKPTPLSEKDINTILEKVQKRAAPKPKIFFEEGESVRITEGPFANFTGIVEEYDMIHGKLRLNVSIFGRSTPVDILYSQVEKII; this comes from the coding sequence ATGTCACATAAATGGTATGCTATACAGACTTACGCTGGAAGCGAAATGGCAGTAAAAAGAGGAATTGAAAATTTAGTAAAAGATCATGGAATAGAAGATCAACTAAAAGAAATTATAGTTCCTACAGAAGACGTAATAGAAATAAAAAATGGTAAGCAAAAAATCAACGAAAGAACTCTTTATCCAGGTTATGCTTTTGCATGCTTAGATCTTGATACGGCTCTTTGGCACAGCATTCAGTCTTTACCAAAAGTTGGACGTTTTATTGGTGAGGCCAAAAAACCTACGCCATTATCTGAAAAAGATATAAATACTATTTTGGAAAAAGTTCAAAAAAGGGCTGCACCAAAACCTAAGATATTTTTTGAGGAAGGTGAGAGTGTTCGTATAACAGAAGGTCCTTTTGCTAACTTTACAGGTATTGTGGAAGAATATGACATGATACATGGTAAACTTAGACTTAATGTTTCTATTTTTGGTAGAAGTACCCCTGTTGATATTTTGTATTCACAAGTTGAGAAGATAATTTAA